A part of Halobacillus shinanisalinarum genomic DNA contains:
- a CDS encoding Gfo/Idh/MocA family protein produces the protein MVNLKVAIIGCGSIAQNRHLMEYEANDQVDIIAVCDIVEERAMVTAEAFGARSYTNYEDLLQKEDVDAVSVCLPNYLHAPVSIAALNAGAHVLCEKPMATSREEAEEMIEVAERNNKKLMIAHNQRFVASHEKARQLIESGDLGKVYSFRTTFGHGGPEGWSADGADSWFFKKDQAFIGAMGDLGVHKSDLLRYLLGEEFVDVAGFIENNAKEGITVDDNAVCILRTESGVIGTLTASWAYKPEEDNSTIIYGEKATLRLEDDPVHSLVAQYATGEVVKYELGQIQSNDEGGQTNTHVIDHFVDCVVNDKQPLIDGHEGKRALEVILAALESGKTRKISKLEK, from the coding sequence ATGGTTAATTTGAAAGTAGCAATTATCGGGTGTGGAAGTATCGCACAAAATCGTCATTTGATGGAGTATGAAGCGAATGATCAAGTGGATATCATAGCAGTTTGTGACATTGTGGAAGAGCGTGCCATGGTGACTGCGGAAGCGTTTGGTGCCCGTTCTTACACGAATTACGAGGATCTTTTGCAAAAAGAAGATGTGGATGCCGTTAGCGTATGCCTGCCAAACTACTTGCATGCACCGGTATCGATTGCTGCATTGAACGCAGGCGCACACGTTTTATGTGAAAAGCCGATGGCGACATCACGTGAAGAAGCGGAAGAGATGATTGAAGTAGCTGAACGTAATAACAAGAAACTAATGATCGCCCATAACCAACGATTTGTTGCTTCCCATGAAAAGGCTCGTCAGTTAATCGAATCAGGGGATCTCGGAAAAGTTTACAGCTTCCGAACAACATTTGGCCACGGCGGCCCAGAAGGCTGGAGTGCAGATGGGGCGGATAGCTGGTTCTTCAAAAAGGATCAGGCCTTCATCGGTGCGATGGGTGATCTTGGTGTACATAAATCCGATTTGCTTCGCTACCTGTTGGGAGAAGAGTTTGTTGATGTGGCTGGGTTTATTGAGAATAACGCAAAAGAAGGAATTACCGTCGATGATAATGCGGTTTGTATATTGCGTACTGAGTCTGGCGTAATCGGAACGCTAACAGCAAGCTGGGCATACAAGCCTGAAGAGGATAACTCAACAATTATTTATGGCGAAAAGGCGACATTGCGTTTAGAAGACGACCCCGTTCACTCGCTTGTTGCTCAGTATGCTACTGGAGAAGTCGTAAAATATGAGCTTGGCCAAATCCAGTCAAATGACGAGGGTGGTCAGACGAATACGCACGTGATCGATCATTTTGTTGATTGCGTAGTGAATGATAAGCAGCCGTTAATCGATGGTCATGAAGGAAAACGTGCGCTGGAAGTGATTTTGGCCGCACTCGAATCAGGTAAAACACGTAAAATTTCAAAGTTAGAGAAGTGA
- a CDS encoding ThuA domain-containing protein, giving the protein MNITVWNEYRHEKENPVVTDIYPEGIHTCIAEFLEGEDHVVKTATLDEEEHGLTDEVLANTDVLVWWGHKAHDEVKDEVAERVKQRVLDGMGLVVLHSGHFSKIFKKLMGTTCDLKWREADDRERMWVVDPTHPITEGIGEYIEIEKEEMYGEHFDIPTPDELVFVSWFEGGEVFRSGATFKRGRGKVFYFRPGHETYPTYYHKDVQKVIQNGVKWANNDGTPKNVYGNSQPLENISEK; this is encoded by the coding sequence ATGAACATTACAGTATGGAACGAATATCGCCATGAAAAAGAAAATCCAGTCGTTACAGACATTTATCCTGAAGGGATTCATACATGTATAGCAGAATTCCTTGAAGGGGAGGACCACGTTGTTAAAACCGCGACACTTGATGAAGAAGAGCACGGCTTGACGGATGAGGTACTTGCCAATACGGACGTATTAGTCTGGTGGGGACATAAAGCTCATGACGAGGTGAAAGATGAAGTCGCTGAAAGAGTGAAACAACGTGTCTTAGATGGGATGGGCCTCGTTGTCTTGCATTCTGGCCATTTTTCCAAAATATTCAAAAAGCTGATGGGTACGACATGTGATTTGAAATGGCGTGAGGCTGATGATCGTGAGCGTATGTGGGTGGTAGATCCGACGCATCCGATCACAGAGGGGATTGGCGAATATATTGAGATCGAAAAGGAAGAAATGTATGGAGAACATTTTGATATTCCGACACCTGATGAACTTGTCTTTGTAAGTTGGTTTGAGGGTGGCGAGGTGTTCCGTAGCGGGGCGACGTTCAAGCGTGGCCGTGGTAAGGTCTTCTACTTCCGTCCAGGTCATGAAACGTATCCGACGTACTATCATAAAGATGTACAAAAGGTGATACAAAATGGTGTGAAGTGGGCCAATAATGATGGTACGCCGAAGAATGTGTATGGGAATTCCCAGCCCTTAGAGAATATTTCTGAAAAATAG
- a CDS encoding AbrB/MazE/SpoVT family DNA-binding domain-containing protein: MKSTGVVRKVDELGRIVIPKELRRTLQVEEKTPLEIFVEDEKIILKKYKASKECAITGEISDDNREFANGLVLSPRGIELLKQDLEKVVQ; the protein is encoded by the coding sequence ATGAAAAGTACAGGTGTAGTAAGGAAGGTAGACGAACTAGGAAGAATAGTAATACCGAAAGAGCTTCGTCGTACGTTACAGGTAGAAGAGAAGACACCGCTTGAAATTTTTGTTGAGGATGAAAAAATTATTCTAAAAAAATATAAAGCGAGTAAAGAATGTGCCATTACTGGAGAGATCAGCGATGACAATCGTGAGTTTGCAAATGGGCTTGTGTTGAGCCCGAGAGGCATTGAACTGTTGAAACAAGATTTAGAAAAGGTTGTACAGTAA
- a CDS encoding YesL family protein, with product MRSNIGVMGGFYVISEWIMRFSLSNLLWALYNLPIGLLLLSLLYLENNAGVLYLTVPLIVLLPFLFFPATTALFAKAREWVRKEEDPGNARTFFNYYKENYKTSFFGGLIFVIIWGVLVADIYYFSSRNELLMNLFMIMGILIFVWMLNFLSVIVHYDMKIGALFKHSFLITIGSPLLFVAVAISSGIILYISLYMFPLLIPLFTGSLLSFLSFSAFYRLHMKVSNKALPKKPAV from the coding sequence GTGAGAAGCAATATAGGTGTTATGGGCGGGTTTTATGTAATTAGTGAATGGATTATGCGATTTTCACTGTCAAACTTGCTGTGGGCACTGTACAACTTACCGATCGGACTTCTTCTTCTCAGTTTATTATACCTAGAAAATAATGCTGGGGTTCTGTATTTAACGGTTCCGTTGATTGTGCTGTTGCCATTTTTGTTCTTCCCTGCTACTACCGCGCTCTTTGCGAAGGCCCGTGAATGGGTTAGGAAAGAAGAGGATCCGGGCAATGCGCGGACATTCTTCAACTACTATAAGGAAAATTATAAGACTAGTTTCTTCGGTGGTTTGATTTTTGTCATTATATGGGGAGTGCTAGTCGCTGATATCTATTATTTTTCCAGCCGAAATGAATTATTAATGAACCTATTTATGATTATGGGCATTCTCATTTTCGTATGGATGTTGAACTTTTTATCTGTCATTGTGCATTATGATATGAAGATCGGCGCCTTATTCAAACATTCTTTCTTGATTACAATAGGGAGTCCACTGTTGTTTGTTGCGGTCGCGATCAGTTCGGGGATTATCCTCTATATCAGTCTATATATGTTTCCCCTACTGATCCCACTATTTACGGGATCACTCCTTTCTTTCTTATCATTTTCGGCATTTTACCGATTGCATATGAAGGTGTCGAATAAGGCACTCCCAAAAAAGCCTGCTGTTTGA
- a CDS encoding Gfo/Idh/MocA family protein, producing the protein MSKLKMGVIGVGGIAQERHIPAFAGMKETVELTAIQDINIERAESVATMFEIPYIFEKYEQLFEVVDAVTICTPNKFHAEIAVAALNAGVHVLCEKPMAMTTEECEAMIEASKRNDRLLSIAYHYRYTQEAKLAKEAIFNGEIGDPLVTRVQAMRRRKVPGWGVFTNKDLQGGGSLIDFGCHLLDLALWLLDDPKPVEVIGKTYDRLSKTPGQVNDWGAFDHETFNVDDHVTSYIAFENGLSMQFECSWAANIKEDHTTLSISGVDGGMDVYPFALYQTKYGTVWNTEAKIPEGMLSPGFLQAQNFVDSCLGESELVVKPEQALRVTQLMEAIYKSSATGSSIKLT; encoded by the coding sequence ATGAGCAAATTGAAAATGGGAGTGATCGGTGTTGGCGGGATTGCCCAGGAGCGGCATATCCCTGCTTTTGCCGGAATGAAGGAGACAGTAGAGCTGACAGCGATCCAGGATATAAATATTGAGCGAGCTGAATCAGTTGCGACAATGTTTGAGATCCCATATATTTTTGAAAAATATGAGCAGCTTTTTGAAGTGGTCGATGCCGTGACAATTTGTACACCAAACAAGTTTCACGCGGAAATTGCTGTAGCTGCGCTTAATGCAGGCGTTCACGTCCTGTGTGAAAAGCCAATGGCAATGACGACAGAAGAATGTGAAGCTATGATAGAGGCATCCAAGCGGAATGATCGTCTGCTATCGATCGCCTATCATTACAGATACACTCAAGAGGCGAAGCTGGCAAAGGAAGCAATTTTTAACGGCGAAATCGGCGATCCACTAGTGACACGCGTCCAAGCGATGCGTCGTCGTAAAGTGCCGGGGTGGGGTGTATTTACGAATAAAGACTTACAAGGCGGAGGAAGTTTAATTGATTTTGGCTGTCACTTGCTAGATTTGGCTTTATGGCTGCTAGACGACCCAAAACCTGTTGAAGTCATCGGAAAGACATATGATCGTTTAAGCAAAACACCGGGTCAAGTGAATGATTGGGGAGCGTTCGATCATGAAACGTTCAATGTCGATGACCATGTAACGAGTTATATCGCTTTTGAAAATGGCCTATCCATGCAATTTGAATGCTCATGGGCGGCTAACATCAAAGAAGATCATACAACATTAAGTATTTCTGGTGTAGATGGCGGCATGGATGTTTATCCATTTGCACTTTATCAGACGAAGTACGGAACAGTCTGGAATACCGAAGCCAAGATTCCTGAAGGTATGCTCAGTCCAGGATTTTTACAAGCGCAGAATTTTGTAGATAGCTGTTTAGGAGAGTCGGAATTGGTCGTTAAACCGGAACAGGCACTAAGGGTGACCCAACTGATGGAAGCGATTTATAAAAGCAGTGCAACGGGTTCAAGTATTAAACTAACATAA
- a CDS encoding MarR family winged helix-turn-helix transcriptional regulator, with translation MNKRLDEAVDLFKEVMIFGTERIIKSIEHEIYDFYSPEQVHMLQILSKVEKASPGRLAELQGVHKSAVSNRVKKLTQNGLVKVIDSKEDQRGKTISLTDEGRDVIQQSNELISNHIEDLLHDELKNSEIDEFIRIFNKVKTILKVEDDLK, from the coding sequence ATGAACAAACGATTAGATGAGGCAGTAGATTTATTTAAAGAAGTAATGATTTTTGGTACAGAACGAATCATTAAATCGATTGAACATGAAATTTATGATTTCTATTCGCCTGAGCAGGTTCATATGCTGCAAATTCTATCCAAAGTAGAAAAAGCTTCGCCTGGAAGACTGGCAGAACTTCAAGGGGTCCATAAAAGTGCTGTTTCAAACAGGGTGAAAAAATTAACCCAAAATGGTCTCGTTAAAGTTATTGATTCGAAGGAAGATCAGCGGGGTAAGACCATTTCATTAACCGATGAAGGAAGAGATGTCATTCAGCAGTCAAATGAATTAATCTCAAATCATATAGAAGATCTGCTTCACGATGAACTTAAGAATTCCGAGATTGATGAGTTTATTCGCATATTCAATAAAGTAAAAACTATTTTGAAAGTCGAGGACGATTTAAAATGA
- a CDS encoding sugar phosphate isomerase/epimerase family protein, whose product MKLGVFTVLFADKSFEDMLDHVKESGLKAVEIGTGGYPGTAHCNVDELLENEEKRVEFLDKVHSRGLTISAFSCHGNPISPDEKFAQESHDSFVKSVKLASLLDVPVVNTFSGTPGGSEADTSPNWPVTPWPAEYSDVLEWQWNEKLIPYWKEQSKFAEQHGVKVGLELHAGFLVHTPYTMLKLREATSDAIGANLDPSHLWWQGIDPVAAIKILGNAGAIHHFHAKDTYIDQDNVNMYGLTDMQPYSEVKTRAWSFRSVGYGHGIQEWSNIVSALRTYGYDHVISIEHEDPIMSISEGFNQAVKNLKAVIIEEPPADMWWA is encoded by the coding sequence ATGAAATTAGGCGTGTTTACAGTGCTTTTTGCCGATAAATCATTTGAAGACATGCTCGATCATGTGAAAGAATCCGGTCTCAAAGCCGTCGAAATCGGCACAGGGGGCTATCCGGGCACCGCCCATTGTAACGTGGACGAACTGCTTGAAAACGAAGAGAAACGCGTCGAATTCCTGGACAAAGTTCACTCTCGCGGGTTGACGATCAGTGCGTTCAGCTGTCATGGAAACCCGATTTCTCCAGATGAAAAATTTGCTCAGGAGTCACACGATTCTTTTGTTAAGTCGGTTAAATTAGCGAGCCTGCTTGATGTACCAGTCGTCAATACGTTTTCGGGAACACCAGGCGGATCCGAAGCGGATACGTCGCCGAACTGGCCCGTCACTCCATGGCCAGCTGAGTACTCTGACGTATTAGAGTGGCAATGGAATGAGAAGCTGATTCCCTATTGGAAAGAGCAAAGTAAGTTTGCTGAACAACATGGTGTTAAGGTAGGGCTAGAGTTGCACGCAGGCTTCCTCGTGCATACACCGTATACGATGTTGAAACTACGTGAAGCAACAAGTGATGCAATTGGTGCTAACCTTGACCCAAGTCATCTTTGGTGGCAAGGGATCGATCCCGTTGCTGCAATTAAAATATTGGGCAATGCCGGGGCGATTCATCATTTCCATGCGAAGGACACGTACATTGACCAGGATAACGTTAACATGTATGGACTGACTGACATGCAGCCCTATTCTGAAGTCAAAACGCGTGCTTGGAGTTTCCGTTCGGTCGGTTATGGGCATGGAATACAGGAGTGGTCTAATATTGTAAGTGCACTTCGCACATATGGTTATGATCATGTGATCAGTATCGAGCACGAAGATCCGATCATGTCGATCAGTGAAGGGTTCAATCAAGCAGTGAAAAACTTGAAAGCTGTTATTATTGAAGAACCACCTGCCGATATGTGGTGGGCGTAA
- a CDS encoding immune inhibitor A domain-containing protein — protein sequence MKKSSKIVTSALALTLAFGPLSASALESPGKAQSDVHKSHAHEKGGSPFDVAIANDERLIEMLKESGKLSKNASPAEAKEVLNKYLKSKADAASNKAKKDNKGKLSKEKQENRAKLQDNANNNSMTNGKGNKLGKAKKNKVNSVEEEAWNGEKRTDNVLVLLVEYPDKPHNSMSASETDMYYDGENAYSKEHYEDMLFGDGGWTGPDGKNYVSMQQYYEQQSGGSYSVEGTVAGWYQADKPAAAYGANDPAPDGSDVNARGLVKEALNAAAQDPNVDLSNFDEWDRYDLDGDGNYLEADGLVDHLMVIHSGVGEEAGGGSLGSDAIWSHRWSLAKPTPIEGTEATVDRWGGQMAAFDYTIEPEDGAVGVMAHEFGHDLGLPDEYDTQYSGTGEPVAYWSIMASGSWAGDIPGTMPTGFSPYAKEMLQGTAGGNWLTGTEISSDEVSKQGFEVLLDEGITKGKNNDAVKVTLPDKKTVINEPFSGQYEYFSGSDNSLENTMTKTVDLSNASSAELTFQTWYDIENNWDYAYVTVNGDPIKGAITTNENPNGNNLGNGITGSSEGWKEVSFDLSAYSGQEVEVGFKYKTDAAAILPGFYADDISVQADGEEVVFDDAEGESSFELNGFTKSDGKKTSEHYYLLEWRSQNGVDRGLANLRRGNSLMEYDEGLVVWYVDNKYTENWTGIHPGDGFLGVVDADQHTLNWSDGTAASTRYQIHDAAFSIDKTEKMFIDYGDRTMKDNFTKRTPLFEDSANYLNEGMVDAGRDVPEHGLKFRVAGQSHDGTVGKVLIYK from the coding sequence TTGAAAAAGTCTAGTAAAATTGTTACCTCAGCCCTGGCTCTGACTCTAGCGTTCGGACCATTAAGCGCAAGTGCTCTTGAAAGCCCTGGTAAAGCTCAGTCAGATGTACATAAGTCACACGCACATGAAAAGGGAGGTTCACCTTTTGATGTCGCGATTGCGAATGATGAAAGATTAATTGAGATGTTGAAAGAGAGCGGGAAACTATCAAAGAATGCTTCACCTGCTGAAGCAAAAGAGGTATTGAATAAATACCTAAAGTCTAAAGCGGATGCTGCCTCTAACAAAGCCAAAAAAGACAATAAAGGAAAATTGTCCAAAGAGAAGCAGGAGAATCGTGCTAAACTACAAGATAATGCAAATAATAATAGTATGACGAATGGTAAAGGTAATAAATTGGGGAAAGCGAAGAAAAACAAAGTAAATTCAGTAGAAGAAGAAGCATGGAACGGTGAAAAACGTACTGATAATGTTTTAGTTTTACTAGTCGAATATCCGGATAAGCCACATAATTCTATGTCAGCAAGTGAAACAGACATGTACTATGATGGTGAGAACGCCTATTCTAAAGAACATTATGAAGATATGTTGTTTGGTGATGGCGGTTGGACAGGTCCAGACGGTAAAAACTATGTATCTATGCAGCAATATTATGAGCAACAGTCCGGTGGGAGTTATTCTGTCGAAGGAACTGTTGCTGGATGGTACCAAGCTGACAAACCAGCTGCTGCTTACGGTGCAAATGATCCGGCTCCAGATGGAAGTGACGTAAATGCTCGTGGACTTGTTAAAGAAGCATTGAACGCTGCAGCTCAAGACCCAAATGTGGATTTAAGTAATTTTGATGAGTGGGATCGCTATGACCTTGATGGTGATGGAAACTATCTGGAAGCAGACGGACTAGTAGACCATCTAATGGTTATCCACTCCGGTGTAGGTGAAGAAGCGGGTGGTGGATCACTAGGTTCAGATGCCATTTGGTCTCACCGTTGGAGTCTTGCAAAGCCTACTCCAATTGAAGGTACAGAGGCAACTGTAGATAGATGGGGCGGACAGATGGCTGCATTTGATTACACCATTGAGCCGGAAGACGGTGCAGTTGGGGTAATGGCGCATGAATTTGGTCATGACCTTGGTCTCCCAGATGAATATGACACACAGTATTCAGGTACCGGTGAACCAGTAGCCTATTGGTCTATCATGGCAAGCGGAAGCTGGGCCGGTGATATCCCTGGAACGATGCCAACAGGTTTTAGTCCTTATGCGAAAGAAATGCTTCAAGGTACAGCTGGCGGAAACTGGTTGACGGGTACTGAAATCAGTTCAGATGAGGTTTCCAAGCAAGGCTTTGAAGTACTGCTGGATGAAGGTATTACAAAAGGAAAAAATAATGATGCTGTCAAAGTAACATTGCCAGATAAGAAAACCGTCATTAATGAACCGTTTAGTGGTCAATATGAATACTTTAGTGGCAGTGACAATAGTTTGGAAAACACGATGACAAAAACCGTGGATCTCTCAAATGCTTCCAGTGCAGAGCTGACATTCCAAACTTGGTATGACATTGAAAACAATTGGGATTATGCTTATGTGACGGTAAATGGTGATCCAATCAAAGGTGCCATTACTACTAATGAAAATCCAAATGGGAATAATCTTGGAAATGGAATTACCGGATCTTCTGAAGGATGGAAAGAAGTCAGCTTTGATCTTTCTGCCTATTCAGGACAAGAAGTGGAAGTAGGCTTTAAGTACAAAACAGATGCGGCAGCTATTTTGCCAGGATTCTACGCAGACGATATCAGTGTTCAAGCTGATGGTGAAGAAGTCGTGTTTGATGATGCAGAGGGCGAAAGCAGCTTCGAGTTAAACGGCTTTACTAAATCTGATGGGAAGAAAACTTCTGAACACTATTATTTACTAGAATGGCGCAGCCAGAACGGTGTAGATAGAGGTCTTGCTAATCTTCGCCGCGGAAACAGTCTAATGGAATATGATGAAGGTTTAGTGGTGTGGTATGTGGATAATAAGTACACTGAAAACTGGACAGGAATTCACCCAGGTGATGGCTTCCTTGGTGTAGTAGATGCCGATCAGCACACACTCAACTGGAGTGATGGTACAGCTGCTTCGACTCGTTATCAGATTCATGATGCTGCCTTTAGTATAGATAAGACTGAGAAAATGTTCATTGATTATGGTGATCGAACAATGAAAGATAACTTTACGAAGCGCACTCCGCTATTTGAGGATAGTGCGAACTATCTGAACGAAGGAATGGTTGATGCTGGTCGTGATGTTCCAGAACATGGGCTTAAGTTCCGTGTAGCAGGACAAAGTCATGATGGAACAGTAGGTAAAGTGCTTATTTATAAATAA
- a CDS encoding MMPL family transporter, with translation MKVILRFKWLIAIAMIILTTVLFIVSPNLTKQAEEAGTLQLPEDADSQKAAAILEEAGANDETISLVFALDEPANEDMKQTITSIAEQVKQLEGPITNVVMPYENKETTEQLVSKDEKTILVPITVDGTNEEINGLADQINSDLLPDDITAYVTGQAIINQDVNESSQEGLERTEIITVVLIFVLLLAVFRSIITPFIPLVAVGVTYLLSQSIVSFFIDWFGFPVSNYTQIFLVAVLFGIGTDYCILLLSRYKEELTQGHSTETAIVNTYKTAGRTLLISGIAVFIGFVAIGFAEFTIFKSAVGVAVGIAVLMIVLCTLVPFFMAVLKEKLFWPSKKSASHKDSKLWTLLGRFSVYRPIWSLVIVAIITVPFLLTYNGQLSFNTVDEIGDGYDSVKGLNAIEEGFGKGESLPLNIIIKNGNDLVTRDVIPFIEELSSEITKNENVDSIRTITRPTGEVLDDLYADSQLKQVADGLQQSREGIKETQSGLSDIQSGLENMSAQLPSGSNANTGGLGEAANALGQVNNQLTAINQNLEQTGNVAQASQQLARVQQQLGQIQQSLAGASSSTQGQAAQIGDLKSGLAELAEGVDAANEGLNKIESGLGDAEEIVSAMGESNSLRETGVFIPEGTLDNEDLKPAIDRYSFDNEQGIMLEVLLNNDPYSKEAIDTTEAIKETVEDQVKGTPLEDMTIAYSGISSTNEDLSEISQADFTRTMIIMLVGLFIVLTVLFRSMIMPIYMIGSLLLTYYTSVSIAEKIFVNLLNYDGITWAVPFFGFVMLVALGVDYSIFLLDRFNEEAKLDVKEAMMTSMAKMGTVVITAAIILAGTFGAMMPSGVLSLIQIATIVITGLLLYGLIILPLLIPAITVSFGNGVWWPFKQRKN, from the coding sequence ATGAAGGTTATATTGAGGTTTAAATGGCTCATTGCTATAGCCATGATTATATTAACTACCGTTTTGTTCATTGTTTCCCCTAATCTAACTAAACAAGCCGAAGAAGCAGGTACTCTGCAATTACCTGAAGATGCAGATTCACAAAAAGCCGCAGCAATTTTAGAAGAAGCTGGCGCAAACGATGAAACAATTTCACTTGTTTTCGCACTGGATGAACCAGCAAATGAAGACATGAAACAAACTATCACTTCCATTGCAGAACAAGTAAAGCAACTAGAAGGTCCGATTACTAATGTAGTCATGCCTTATGAAAATAAAGAAACCACTGAACAACTTGTGTCAAAGGATGAGAAAACGATCCTCGTTCCGATAACGGTTGATGGAACGAATGAGGAAATAAATGGGCTCGCTGATCAAATTAATTCAGATCTGTTACCAGATGACATAACAGCGTATGTTACAGGCCAAGCAATCATCAACCAGGATGTAAATGAAAGCAGTCAAGAAGGTCTTGAACGAACTGAAATTATTACCGTTGTTCTTATTTTTGTTCTGCTGCTAGCTGTGTTCCGTTCGATCATCACGCCATTTATTCCACTGGTAGCTGTTGGAGTCACTTATTTATTAAGTCAGTCAATCGTATCCTTTTTTATTGACTGGTTTGGTTTCCCTGTATCAAACTATACACAAATATTCCTGGTAGCTGTCTTGTTCGGAATTGGAACAGACTACTGTATTCTACTACTAAGTCGATATAAGGAAGAACTTACTCAAGGTCATTCCACTGAAACAGCGATTGTCAATACGTATAAAACAGCTGGTCGGACATTGCTTATTAGTGGCATTGCTGTTTTCATCGGTTTTGTGGCCATAGGGTTTGCGGAATTTACAATATTTAAATCAGCAGTAGGTGTAGCTGTTGGTATAGCCGTACTCATGATTGTCTTATGCACACTTGTCCCATTTTTCATGGCCGTTTTGAAAGAAAAGTTATTTTGGCCATCGAAAAAGTCCGCTTCACATAAGGACAGTAAACTGTGGACGTTACTCGGCCGCTTCTCTGTCTATCGACCTATCTGGTCATTAGTTATTGTTGCCATCATTACGGTTCCGTTTTTGCTCACTTATAACGGGCAATTGTCGTTCAATACAGTTGATGAAATCGGTGATGGCTATGACTCTGTTAAAGGATTAAATGCGATAGAAGAAGGATTTGGAAAAGGAGAATCGCTTCCATTAAACATTATTATTAAAAATGGTAATGACCTTGTTACTAGAGATGTCATCCCTTTTATTGAAGAATTGAGCTCAGAAATAACGAAAAATGAAAATGTTGACTCGATCCGTACCATTACAAGACCTACAGGAGAGGTTCTCGATGATTTGTATGCTGACAGTCAACTAAAGCAAGTAGCAGATGGATTACAACAATCACGTGAAGGCATTAAAGAGACCCAATCCGGACTATCGGACATTCAGTCAGGTCTGGAAAACATGTCAGCCCAGCTTCCTTCAGGTTCAAATGCTAATACAGGCGGACTAGGCGAAGCTGCAAATGCTCTTGGACAAGTGAATAATCAACTTACTGCGATTAACCAAAATCTTGAGCAGACAGGCAATGTAGCTCAGGCTTCCCAGCAATTAGCCCGAGTTCAGCAGCAGCTAGGACAAATCCAGCAATCTCTGGCTGGAGCTTCTTCCAGTACACAAGGGCAGGCTGCTCAAATTGGAGATTTAAAAAGCGGACTAGCGGAATTAGCCGAAGGAGTCGATGCTGCAAACGAAGGCTTAAATAAGATTGAATCTGGTCTAGGCGATGCAGAAGAAATTGTCAGTGCTATGGGAGAATCAAATTCTCTTCGTGAAACAGGTGTGTTTATTCCTGAGGGTACACTTGATAATGAAGACTTGAAGCCAGCCATTGACCGTTATTCTTTCGATAATGAACAAGGCATTATGCTTGAAGTTCTCTTAAACAATGATCCCTACTCTAAAGAGGCAATCGATACGACTGAAGCCATTAAAGAGACAGTAGAAGATCAAGTTAAAGGAACCCCTCTCGAAGATATGACTATAGCCTACAGTGGTATTTCAAGTACCAACGAGGATCTATCAGAAATATCCCAAGCTGATTTTACTAGAACGATGATTATTATGCTTGTCGGTTTATTCATCGTACTTACCGTCTTATTTCGATCAATGATCATGCCTATTTATATGATCGGGTCCTTATTGTTAACGTATTATACATCTGTTTCCATTGCAGAGAAAATATTTGTTAACCTATTAAACTATGATGGAATCACGTGGGCGGTGCCTTTCTTCGGGTTTGTCATGCTCGTCGCATTAGGTGTTGACTATTCTATCTTCCTACTCGACCGCTTCAATGAAGAGGCAAAACTAGATGTCAAAGAGGCCATGATGACTTCTATGGCGAAAATGGGGACGGTTGTTATTACGGCAGCAATTATACTCGCAGGTACATTTGGTGCCATGATGCCATCAGGGGTATTAAGCTTAATTCAAATTGCAACAATCGTGATTACAGGCCTGCTCCTATATGGATTAATTATCCTTCCATTACTCATTCCAGCTATTACGGTTTCTTTTGGTAATGGTGTATGGTGGCCGTTTAAACAAAGAAAAAATTAG